One segment of Castanea sativa cultivar Marrone di Chiusa Pesio chromosome 3, ASM4071231v1 DNA contains the following:
- the LOC142627451 gene encoding uncharacterized protein LOC142627451: MEDFSKYAHSSAHLAVARRDYAALRNIVSTLPRVAKAGEVNTEEESLAAEIQADAISAVIDRRDVPGRETPLHLAVRLRDAVSAEILMAAGADWSLQNENGWSALQEAVCNREESIAMIIARHYQPLAWAKWCRRLPRIVASAARIRDFYMEITFHFESTVIPFIGRIAPSDTYRIWKRGSNLRADMTLAGFDGFRIQRSDQTFLFLGEGYSSEDGNVNLQPGSLIVLAHKEKEITNALEGAGAQPTEAEVAHEVALMSQTNMYRPGIDVTQAELISHLNWRRQERTEMVGNWKAKVYDMLHVMVSVKSRRVPGAMTDEELFSVDDEERMANGENNEEYDDVLTAEERMQLDSALRMGNSDGLCEDDEHGVVEYQENGEANGVSKDKKSWFGWNKKGSKNAGDDPEDSKILKKFSKLAPEGSNHKAVDHQKSTSEFPKEDIGDSKRGKDKSSKKKKKKGPTSETKHESEYKKGLRPVLWLTPDFPLKTDELLPLLDILANKVKAVRRLRELLTTKLPHGTFPVKVAIPIVPTIRVLVTFTKFEELQPSEEFSTPLSSPAHFQDAKSKDSEGSVSWIAWMRGSRGGQSSDSDSHRYKDEVDPFLIPSDYTWVDANEKKRRLKAKKAKSKKHRKQAAARNGEGTTNQASEEVEE; this comes from the exons atggaAGACTTTTCGAAATATGCTCATAGTTCAGCTCATTTGGCTGTGGCACGCCGTGACTATGCTGCCTTAAGGAACATTGTTTCTACCCTTCCTCGTGTTGCCAAGGCTGGGGAAGTTAATACTGAGGAGGAGTCTCTGGCTGCTGAGATCCAGGCTGATGCCATTTCGGCTGTTATTGATCGCCGTGATGTTCCGGGTCGTGAGACTCCTTTGCACCTTGCGGTGCGCCTCCGGGACGCTGTATCAGCAGAGATTTTGATGGCAGCTGGTGCGGATTGGAGTCTCCAGAATGAGAATGGTTGGAGTGCTCTTCAAGAGGCGGTGTGCAATAGAGAGGAGTCAATTGCGATGATTATAGCAAGGCATTACCAGCCTCTTGCTTGGGCAAAATGGTGTCGGAGATTGCCACGTATTGTTGCCTCAGCGGCTCGTATTCGTGATTTTTATATGGAGATAACTTTCCATTTTGAGAGCACGGTCATTCCATTTATTGGCCGAATTGCCCCTTCTGATACTTACCGCATTTGGAAGCGTGGTTCTAATCTCCGTGCTGATATGACTCTTGCTGGTTTTGATGGGTTTCGGATTCAAAGATCTGATCaaacatttttgtttcttggaGAAGGTTACTCTTCAGAGGATGGTAATGTAAATTTGCAACCAGGTTCTTTGATTGTTCTTGCCCATAAGGAGAAGGAAATCACCAATGCTTTGGAAGGAGCTGGTGCTCAGCCAACAGAAGCCGAAGTTGCCCATGAAGTGGCATTGATGTCTCAGACAAATATGTATAGGCCAGGCATTGATGTTACGCAGGCTGAGCTTATTTCCCATTTGAATTGGAGGCGACAGGAAAGAACTGAGATGGTTGGGAATTGGAAGGCCAAAGTTTATGATATGCTTCATGTGATGGTGAGTGTTAAGTCAAGGCGGGTTCCAGGTGCCATGACTGATGAGGAACTTTTCTCTGTGGATGATGAAGAAAGGATGGCAAATGGTGAAAACAATGAAGAGTACGATGATGTATTGACAGCTGAGGAAAGGATGCAACTGGATTCTGCACTTCGGATGGGGAACTCAGATGGTCTTTGTGAGGATGATGAACATGGGGTCGTTGAATACCAAGAAAATGGTGAAGCCAATGGTGTTAGTAAGGATAAGAAAAGTTGGTTTGGTTGGAACAAGAAAGGTTCAAAGAATGCTGGTGATGACCCTGAGGATTCAAAGATTTTAAAGAAGTTTTCAAAGTTGGCCCCAGAAGGTAGCAATCATAAAGCTGTGGATCATCAAAAATCAACATCTGAATTTCCTAAGGAGGATATAGGGGATAGTAAGAGGGGAAAGGATAAAagtagtaaaaagaaaaagaagaaagggccCACTAGTGAAACTAAGCATGAAAGCGAGTACAAAAAGGGTTTGAGACCTGTATTGTGGCTGACACCAGACTTCCCTTTGAAAACAGATGAGCTACTGCCTCTACTTGACATCTTAGCGAACAAGGTCAAGGCTGTTAGGAGACTTAGGGAGCTTCTGACTACTAAGCTTCCTCATGGCACATTTCCTGTCAAG GTTGCAATACCAATTGTCCCCACTATTAGAGTCCTTGTTACTTTCACAAAATTTGAAGAGCTTCAGCCATCAGAGGAATTTTCAACCCCTCTCTCCAGCCCCGCTCATTTCCAGGATGCCAAATCCAAGGACTCAGAAGGTTCCGTGTCATGGATTGCATGGATGAGAGGGAGTCGTGGTGGGCAATCTAGTGACAGTGACAGTCACCGGTATAAGGATGAGGTTGACCCTTTCCTCATACCATCAGACTACACTTGGGTTGATGCAAATGAGAAGAAGCGCCGCTTGAAAGCAAAGAAAGCCAAGAGCAAGAAACATAGGAAACAGGCAGCAGCAAGAAACGGGGAAGGGACAACAAATCAGGCCAGTGAAGAAGTTGAAGAATAA